The following are encoded together in the Pseudomonadota bacterium genome:
- the dnaK gene encoding molecular chaperone DnaK, translated as MTTKSDTVIGIDLGTSNSCVAVVENGQPVVIANRGGYKTTPSMVAITEGGKRLVGHIAKRQAVTNFEHTVHAAKRLIGRKWGSPQMESARNNCSYRIVEGPHDDARIELRGRVYSVPEIAAMILQEMRMVAEDYLGHEVNKCVITVPAYFNDGQRQATKDAGAIAGLDVLRIINEPTAAALAYGFGRDIDRTVAIYDLGGGTFDISIMEISGAGVFKVVSTAGDTFLGGEDFDLRIIQWLVEGFQAEHGTDLRQDRMALQRLKDAAEKVKCELSGVEEAEVNLPFIISNTRNEPLHLQRMLTRSELEEMTRGLCERTVATCRRTLEEAGLDTDEIEDVILVGGMTRMPLVQRAVREFFGREPCKGVHPDEVVALGAAIQGTSLISAGSEMVLLDVTPHTLGIMVVGGYFEELIPLNTTVPTSRSKVFTTTRDHQTAVKILVLQGESQRADENELLGEFVMSGLRRAPAGQVEVEVTFEISADGIVSVRARDLETGAQQSITVTASSGLTPDEIQNMVDDANEYALAQRSSEELEQARQEAEKLISQIEKLFPEVEQVVAGSDFGKDAVGKARAAVGRARSLMELGNADALSEQCDALSRTLRMFKGVVGKAV; from the coding sequence ACCAGCAACTCCTGCGTGGCCGTCGTCGAAAACGGACAGCCGGTCGTAATTGCGAATCGAGGCGGCTACAAGACAACGCCTTCGATGGTGGCCATTACCGAGGGAGGCAAGCGTTTGGTCGGCCACATAGCAAAGCGGCAGGCGGTAACCAACTTCGAGCATACCGTCCATGCAGCCAAGCGTCTCATTGGTCGCAAATGGGGCAGCCCCCAGATGGAGAGCGCGAGAAACAATTGCTCCTACCGCATCGTCGAAGGCCCTCACGATGACGCGCGGATCGAGCTACGCGGCAGGGTCTACAGCGTGCCCGAAATCGCCGCGATGATCCTGCAGGAAATGCGGATGGTCGCCGAAGACTACCTCGGGCACGAGGTCAACAAGTGCGTCATCACCGTGCCTGCTTACTTCAATGACGGCCAGCGTCAGGCAACCAAGGACGCGGGAGCCATCGCGGGCCTCGATGTGCTTCGGATCATCAACGAGCCCACCGCGGCCGCGCTGGCATACGGTTTCGGGCGAGACATCGATCGCACGGTTGCCATCTACGACCTGGGTGGCGGCACCTTCGACATCTCGATCATGGAGATCAGCGGCGCCGGTGTTTTCAAGGTTGTAAGCACCGCTGGCGACACGTTCTTGGGTGGCGAGGATTTCGACCTGCGTATCATTCAGTGGTTGGTCGAGGGCTTTCAAGCCGAGCACGGTACCGATCTGCGCCAGGATCGAATGGCCCTGCAGCGGCTCAAGGACGCGGCGGAGAAGGTGAAATGCGAACTGTCCGGAGTAGAGGAGGCCGAGGTCAACCTGCCGTTCATCATCTCGAACACGCGCAACGAGCCGCTGCATTTGCAGCGCATGCTCACACGCAGCGAGCTCGAGGAGATGACTCGCGGCCTTTGCGAGCGCACGGTGGCCACTTGCCGCCGGACGCTCGAGGAAGCCGGTCTCGACACCGACGAGATCGAGGACGTTATTCTCGTCGGGGGCATGACGCGGATGCCCCTTGTACAGCGTGCCGTGCGCGAATTTTTCGGACGAGAGCCCTGCAAGGGCGTGCATCCGGACGAGGTGGTGGCGTTGGGGGCCGCGATTCAAGGCACCTCGTTGATCAGCGCCGGGTCCGAGATGGTCCTTCTCGATGTCACGCCGCACACGCTCGGCATCATGGTGGTGGGCGGCTACTTCGAGGAGCTGATTCCCCTGAACACAACGGTTCCAACGTCGCGCTCCAAAGTGTTCACGACCACGCGCGATCATCAGACCGCGGTCAAGATACTCGTGCTACAGGGTGAGTCGCAACGGGCAGACGAGAACGAACTGCTGGGCGAGTTCGTCATGAGCGGCCTCAGGCGGGCACCTGCGGGCCAGGTCGAAGTGGAGGTGACCTTCGAGATCAGCGCAGACGGGATTGTAAGCGTACGCGCACGGGACCTCGAGACGGGGGCGCAGCAGTCGATCACGGTAACAGCGAGCAGCGGTCTGACTCCGGATGAGATTCAGAACATGGTCGACGACGCAAACGAGTACGCGCTCGCGCAGCGCTCGAGCGAGGAGCTGGAGCAGGCGAGGCAGGAAGCGGAGAAGCTCATTTCGCAGATCGAGAAGCTCTTTCCGGAGGTCGAGCAGGTGGTCGCGGGCAGCGACTTCGGCAAGGATGCGGTCGGCAAGGCCCGCGCGGCCGTGGGCCGGGCACGCAGCCTTATGGAGCTCGGCAACGCGGACGCGCTGAGCGAGCAATGCGACGCGCTGTCACGTACGCTGCGCATGTTCAAGGGCGTGGTTGGCAAGGCGGTCTAG
- a CDS encoding argininosuccinate synthase — protein MTWEKTAGRVVLAYSGGLDTSVILHWLKAGHAEEVVAFCANLGQEEDFDAVRTKALATGASECVIGDLREEFVRDYCYPMLRAGAVYEGEYLLGTSIARPVIAKAMLDVARGCGAEAIAHGATGKGNDQVRFELTALGIDPGIRIIAPWREWELRSRTDCIEYARQHGIAVSASAEKPYSIDDNLFHTSYEGGMLEDPWREPHAEMFLMTCDPVQAPDEPDYITLRYARGDAVALNDREMSPAQLLASLNQLGGRHGVGRADIVENRFVGMKSRGVYETPGGTILHKAHRAVESLTMDREVMRLRDQLVPEYAALVYRGLWFSPERLALQALVDEGQREVTGEARLRLYKGGVQVVGRRSPVSLYNPEVATFDHDEAYVQSDATGFIRLNALRLRLRALRDAAAFPSK, from the coding sequence ATGACATGGGAAAAGACAGCAGGTCGGGTGGTCCTGGCCTACAGCGGCGGGCTCGACACTTCGGTGATTCTGCACTGGCTCAAGGCGGGTCACGCCGAAGAGGTGGTGGCCTTTTGTGCCAACCTTGGCCAGGAGGAAGACTTCGACGCCGTTCGAACGAAGGCGCTTGCCACGGGCGCCAGCGAATGCGTGATCGGGGATCTGCGTGAAGAATTCGTACGCGACTACTGTTATCCGATGCTGCGGGCCGGCGCCGTGTACGAGGGCGAGTACCTGCTTGGCACATCCATCGCGCGACCCGTCATCGCCAAGGCGATGCTGGACGTGGCTCGTGGGTGCGGCGCCGAGGCGATCGCGCACGGAGCGACCGGCAAGGGCAACGACCAGGTCCGCTTCGAGCTGACTGCGCTCGGCATCGATCCGGGGATTCGGATCATCGCCCCGTGGAGGGAGTGGGAGCTGCGCTCGCGCACGGACTGCATCGAATACGCGAGACAGCACGGCATCGCGGTTTCTGCCAGTGCGGAAAAGCCCTACTCGATCGACGACAACCTGTTTCACACGAGCTACGAAGGCGGGATGCTGGAGGATCCGTGGCGCGAGCCGCATGCCGAGATGTTCTTGATGACGTGCGATCCCGTGCAGGCGCCCGACGAGCCGGACTACATCACGCTGCGCTACGCGCGCGGTGACGCCGTGGCGCTGAACGACCGAGAAATGTCGCCCGCCCAATTGCTTGCTTCCCTGAACCAGCTGGGCGGCCGGCACGGTGTGGGTCGAGCAGATATCGTCGAGAACCGCTTCGTAGGGATGAAGTCGCGAGGCGTCTACGAGACGCCTGGCGGAACGATCCTGCACAAGGCTCATCGGGCGGTGGAGTCGCTGACCATGGACCGTGAGGTGATGCGCCTGCGCGATCAGCTGGTGCCCGAGTACGCAGCGCTGGTGTATCGAGGCCTGTGGTTTTCGCCGGAGCGTTTGGCGCTGCAGGCTTTGGTCGACGAGGGGCAGCGGGAGGTAACCGGGGAGGCGCGCCTCAGGTTGTACAAGGGTGGCGTGCAGGTGGTGGGACGGCGCAGTCCCGTTTCACTCTACAATCCCGAGGTGGCAACCTTCGACCACGACGAGGCGTATGTGCAGTCGGACGCCACCGGTTTCATTCGTCTAAACGCCCTGAGGCTCAGGCTGCGGGCCTTGCGCGACGCCGCGGCTTTCCCTTCCAAGTAG